From the Lolium rigidum isolate FL_2022 chromosome 2, APGP_CSIRO_Lrig_0.1, whole genome shotgun sequence genome, one window contains:
- the LOC124692715 gene encoding mRNA export factor GLE1-like gives MAVSAFARMELRCPRELDPRPSWTLGDVLTELDALQATRLAATPSPLKQPPEWASSAREKAFVMRVEEDDGSEEEEDSSDEDARAIVTTGARFSCNDLELSSFEESEDELDCSGASYNLMEKRSIEKSVLLELEREHQLKIQEEVRSKLSSLEVCHQNEIQRTVSAFARLQKDAESRKELDRRLDVLFQRRIAEVLDKHLSMVQSDHEQKSQILERRIKDDAAVEEAKRREQSMKDEKIKQERTRQEAEARQKAAAKLAAEAQKAAYEAAKKEAAEKEAAKSRAEVVSTSGQTSQNNIDIKSELPGIKVYANSSALKAESRGRALHDQVPSNIYLSKDYSRYDRQIGKSISKLMPTIDSVKARASELIKALDGQECPRPIACRLFADKMISIVKSRNPKDKTFGNLAFACGYVMLLVTNQVPDAMDYLLAEFHKVCMYTVPKHLHALNAQARNTDYFRLIGYQEEDGKLQSTEAYLVNVAAYVKLYAAMIQTEIKGVRHPHGLAEGWKWLAMFLNSLPAITATACALHAFLKMAGFALHKKYGSQFMKILDVISRQFIPALKEQGPKVQAEAISNLQNYLDDKKYLEEPEGQYLAQQLLSKGYM, from the exons ATGGCAGTCAG TGCGTTCGCGCGCATGGAGCTGCGGTGCCCCAGGGAGCTCGACCCCCGCCCGAGCTGGACCCTCGGCGACGTCCTCACCGAGCTCGACGCTCTCCAAGCCACCCGCCTGGCAGCAACGCCCTCGCCCCTCAAGCAGCCGCCGGAGTG GGCTAGcagcgcgagggagaaggccTTCGTGATGCGGGTGGAGGAGGACGATGGttccgaagaggaagaagatagcAGCGACGAGGATGCCCGGGCTATCGTGACCACCGGAGCGAGGTTCTCATGCAACGATCTCGAATTGAG CAGCTTTGAGGAATCCGAGGATGAATTGGACTGCAGCGGTGCATCATACAACCTGATGGAGAAAAGGAGCATAGAGAAGAGCGTTCTCCTTGAGCTGGAACGCGAGCACCAACTCAAAATTCAA GAGGAAGTTAGAAGTAAGCTATCTTCGTTGGAGGTGTGCCACCAAAATGAGATCCAGAGAACAGTTTCTGCATTTGCTCGCCTTCAGAAAGACGCTGAATCACGAAAAGAGTTAGATAGAAGGCTAGATGTCCTGTTCCAGAGAAGAAT TGCAGAAGTACTGGATAAACACTTGTCTATGGTCCAAAGTGACCATGAACAGAAATCCCAGATATTGGAACGGAGAATAAAAGATGATGCAGCTGTTGAAGAAGCTAAAAGACGGGAGCAATCAATGAAGGATGAAAAAATAAAGCAGGAAAGGACCCGGCAAGAAGCAGAG GCCAGGCAGAAGGCAGCTGCAAAATTAGCAGCTGAAGCACAAAAAGCAGCATATGAGGCTGCTAAAAAGGAAGCTGCAGAAAAGGAAGCTGCTAAATCGAGGGCAGAAGTAGTTTCCACATCTGGCCAAACTTCTCAGAACAATATTGATATCAAATCAGAATTACCAG GGATCAAAGTCTATGCCAATAGTTCTGCATTAAAAGCGGAATCGCGGGGGCGTGCATTACATGATCAAGTGCCATCAAACATTTACCTCAGCAAG GATTACAGCCGATATGACCGACAAATTGGAAAGTCTATTAGTAAACTTATGCCTACTATAGACAGTGTCAA AGCCAGGGCCAGTGAGCTTATTAAAGCTTTAGATGGACAAGAATGTCCTCGCCCAATTGCTTGTCGTTTATTCGCAGACAAG ATGATTTCAATAGTGAAGAGTCGAAATCCAAAGGACAAAACCTTTGGAAATTTGGCCTTTGCTTGTGGATATGTCATGCTGCTAGTCACTAACCAG GTACCAGATGCAATGGATTATCTCCTAGCCGAGTTCCATAAAGTTTGCATGTACACAGTTCCGAAACATCTGCATGCTTTGAAT GCACAAGCACGGAACACAGATTACTTCAGGCTTATTGGCTACCAGGAGGAAGATGGAAAACTTCAGAGCACTGAGGCATATTTGGTAAATGTTGCTGCATACGTCAAGCTTTATGCTGCCATGATTCAG ACAGAAATCAAGGGTGTGCGGCATCCACATGGCTTAGCTGAGGGATGGAAATGGCTTGCAATGTTCCTCAATTCTCTCCCAGCCATCACAGCCACTGCTTGTGCCCTTCATGCTTTCCTCAAG ATGGCTGGGTTTGCGCTTCACAAGAAATATGGATCCCAATTCATGAAAATTCTGGATGTCATATCACGGCAGTTCATACCAGCTTTGAAAGAACAAGGCCCGAAAGTTCAGGCAGAGGCTATCAGTAATCTACAAAATTATCTGGATGACAAAAAATATCTggaggagccagaagggcagtacCTTGCCCAGCAGCTGCTATCAAAAGGGTACATGTGA